A genomic window from Salvia hispanica cultivar TCC Black 2014 chromosome 5, UniMelb_Shisp_WGS_1.0, whole genome shotgun sequence includes:
- the LOC125190625 gene encoding putative cyclin-D6-1 produces the protein MEFDLENPLPHSNDIFSSLFLIEIDHMPSKNYIQSLISSSSYLSVRLQIASSILHISRHSDPFLPYLAVNYMDRFLSAHPIPDKKPWIFRLVAVSCISLALKMRKTEKTEYSVFDLMNDGGLMFDSLTIERMEMLILGALKWRMRSVSPFSFLGYFVSFFDSGDEESVQALRNRGTQIILKSQSEIKLLEFKPSIISASALLLASREFFPTRFEPSRDSICGCIYVIKEELQHCYDVMAEAEAGCEVASTFVSESLTPPNVLDFSCSISETDSNQMSEGVIENSATNKSTQLSQGEFSD, from the exons ATGGAGTTTGATCTTGAGAATCCATTGCCACATTCAAATGACATCTTCTCCTCATTATTCCTCATAGAGATTGATCACATGCCTTCCAAGAACTACATCCAATCCTTAATCTCATCGAGCTCGTATCTCTCCGTCCGCCTCCAAATCGCCTCCTCGATCCTCCATATCTCCCGACATTCCGATCCCTTCCTCCCCTACCTCGCTGTCAACTACATGGATCGCTTCCTCTCCGCCCACCCCATTCCG GATAAGAAGCCGTGGATCTTCAGATTAGTGGCGGTTTCCTGCATTTCATTAGCACTCAAAATGAGGAAAACAGAGAAAACAGAGTACTCTGTTTTCGATCTCATG AATGATGGAGGTTTGATGTTCGATTCTCTTACGATCGAGAGAATGGAGATGCTGATCCTCGGGGCTCTGAAATGGCGGATGCGTTCCGTCAGTCCCTTTTCGTTTCTCGGTTACTTCGTCTCGTTTTTCGACTCCGGCGACGAGGAATCGGTTCAGGCTTTGAGAAACAGGGGAACTCAGATTATCTTGAAATCTCAGAGTG AGATTAAATTACTCGAGTTCAAGCCGTCGATCATCTCCGCCTCGGCCCTTCTCTTGGCATCTCGCGAGTTTTTCCCGACAAGGTTTGAACCGTCCCGTGACTCCATCTGCGGCTGCATTTATGTGATTAAG GAGGAATTGCAGCATTGTTATGATGTGatggcggaggcggaggccGGGTGCGAGGTGGCCTCAACGTTCGTGTCGGAGTCATTAACTCCGCCCAATGTGCTCGACTTCAGCTGCTCGATCTCGGAGACGGATAGCAATCAAATGAGTGAGGGAGTGATTGAGAATTCCGCCACTAATAAATCGACTCAGCTTTCTCAAGGGGAATTCAGTGACTAG
- the LOC125188154 gene encoding uncharacterized protein LOC125188154 — translation MTNTEEETSRSVTVGIQSRRCKLHRVQIQLRQDKKQIYEPVVVPLGPYHQRLHPQSHLVEPLKNKLKDIDCGDLTSKSFFLSTICVRLDEIRYFYGGADGYMDGELAEMMFRDVCFLICYIERLGVFGVLFMVRDMFMLENQIPLWLISLIHLNHNSLLCQYLSYNNFGDNRMTQLPWANGRGEEPLHLLEAVRGISFILDETQENSSNLLRLVKKCNNLNTRKQDSRTNWQMMNTPLWSATDLKAKGVHFRRSSYCLTDIKFESFAWYAELHLPFFYITYSLLANDEEVVEMVKSVDTYGFAGDCHFRDVNMSIEKHCTSKARTWMAELINTNFRSPWTVIALAAATLLLCLTFIQTYFTINPTN, via the coding sequence ATGACAAACACAGAAGAAGAAACTTCTAGATCCGTCACTGTAGGCATCCAATCACGGCGGTGCAAGCTGCACAGAGTGCAAATACAGTTGCGACAAGACAAAAAGCAAATCTATGAGCCGGTAGTAGTGCCCCTCGGCCCCTACCACCAACGCCTGCATCCACAGTCGCATCTAGTGGAGCCACTAAAGAACAAGCTAAAGGATATAGATTGCGGGGACTTAACCAGCAAAAGCTTCTTTCTGAGTACCATATGTGTGCGGCTAGATGAAATCCGCTATTTCTATGGCGGAGCAGATGGCTACATGGACGGGGAATTGGCTGAAATGATGTTTCGCGACGTATGCTTCCTCATATGCTATATCGAACGCCTGGGAGTGTTCGGGGTATTGTTCATGGTACGCGATATGTTTATGCTGGAGAATCAGATTCCGTTATGGCTCATCTCCTTAATTCACCTGAATCACAATTCATTGTTGTGTCAATACTTGAGCTATAATAATTTTGGGGATAACAGGATGACACAACTTCCATGGGCAAATGGGAGAGGGGAAGAGCCTCTTCACTTACTCGAAGCTGTGCGTGGCATTAGCTTCATCCTCGATGAGACACAAGAAAATTCGAGTAATCTTTTGCGGCTTGtcaaaaaatgtaataatcTGAACACAAGGAAGCAAGACTCAAGAACTAACTGGCAAATGATGAACACTCCCTTGTGGTCCGCGACTGATCTGAAAGCAAAGGGCGTTCATTTCAGGCGAAGTTCGTATTGTCTGACCGATATCAAGTTCGAATCCTTTGCATGGTATGCGGAACTCCACCTTCCTTTCTTCTACATCACCTACAGCTTGTTGGCGAACGATGAAGAGGTGGTTGAAATGGTTAAAAGCGTCGATACTTATGGATTCGCGGGCGATTGCCATTTTAGGGATGTGAATATGAGCATTGAGAAGCACTGCACTAGCAAAGCAAGGACATGGATGGCCGAACTAATCAACACCAACTTTCGGAGCCCGTGGACTGTTATAGCTCTCGCGGCCGCCACTCTTCTGCTATGCCTCACTTTTATACAAACCTACTTCACAATCAATCCAACCAATTAA